A single region of the Procambarus clarkii isolate CNS0578487 chromosome 94, FALCON_Pclarkii_2.0, whole genome shotgun sequence genome encodes:
- the LOC138360064 gene encoding uncharacterized protein gives MSVVFHVGRVPRPSCSTPFVFHARRVPRPSCSTPVVFHPCRVPRPSCSTPVVFHARRVPPPSCSTPVVFHPRRVPRPSCSTPVVFHARRVPPPSCSTPVVFHPRRVPRPSCSTPVVFHPRRVPRPSCSTPVVFHPRRVPRPSCSTPVVFHPRRVPRPSCSTPVVFHARRVPPPSCSTPVVFHARRVPPPSCSTPVVFHVRRVPPPSCSTSVVFHPRRVPPPSCSTPVVFHVRRVPRPSLLYVVIGYSFSTKQEDIYDLNSDSLTMLIDPLR, from the coding sequence ATGTCGGTTGTGTTCCACGTTGGTCGTGTTCCACGCCCTTCGTGTTCCACGCCCTTCGTGTTCCACGCCCGTCGTGTTCCACGCCCGTCGTGTTCCACGCCCGTCGTGTTCCACCCCTGTCGTGTTCCACGTCCGTCGTGTTCCACCCCCGTCGTGTTCCACGCCCGTCGTGTTCCACCCCCGTCGTGTTCCACGCCCGTCGTGTTCCACCCCCGTCGTGTTCCACGCCCGTCGTGTTCCACCCCCGTCGTGTTCCACGCCCGTCGTGTTCCACCCCCGTCGTGTTCCACCCCCGTCGTGTTCCACCCCCGTCGTGTTCCACGCCCGTCGTGTTCCACCCCCGTCGTGTTCCACCCCCGTCGTGTTCCACGCCCGTCGTGTTCCACCCCCGTCGTGTTCCACCCCCGTCGTGTTCCACGTCCGTCGTGTTCCACCCCCGTCGTGTTCCACCCCCGTCGTGTTCCACGTCCGTCGTGTTCCACCCCCGTCGTGTTCCACGCCCGTCGTGTTCCACCCCCGTCGTGTTCCACGCCCGTCGTGTTCCACGCCCGTCGTGTTCCACCCCCGTCGTGTTCCACCCCCGTCGTGTTCCACGTCCGTCGTGTTCCACCCCCGTCGTGTTCCACGTCCGTCGTGTTCCACCCCCGTCGTGTTCCACCCCCGTCGTGTTCCACGCCCGTCGTGTTCCACGTCCGTCGTGTTCCACGTCCGTCGCTCTTGTACGTCGTAATTGGCTACAGCTTCTCAACTAAACAGGAAGATATTTACGATCTGAATAGTGATTCACTGACAATGCTGATTGATCCCCTGAGATAG